Sequence from the Rhodothermales bacterium genome:
GCCGACCAGGTTCGGGTCCGTGCGGTCGAGGAAGGTAACGATTTCTTCCGGCGTCTCGACGTAGGTTGCGCCGTGGTGGTGGATGAGGGTGCGGAGCCCGGTTTCCTCGCGTACGGCGCGGGCCACGGTTTCCATGCCGGCGGTGTACACCTTCCAGCCCCGTTCGTCGAGGGCGTCTTGCACCCGGATCCGGCCCGAGTTTTTGGTGCGAGAGGGCACCGTGCTGTGGTCGTCGCCCACGATCACAAACGCATTCGGCCCGCCGACGGCGGCGAGCAGCTTCGCCGTCATCACCGCCTGCTCGACGCCCCGGGCGTGGTAGGCGGCTTCGTAGAGGCGGACGGAGACCCAGGAGCCGAGGAGCGCCAGCGAGAGGGCGTCCAGCTCGGCGCGGAGTCGGGCGGGGTCGGTGGGCATAAAGCCCCAGTCGCCCAGTTCCGTGCCGGCGTAGCCCGTCTCGTGCATCTCCTCGACGACGCGCCGGTAGCCCGAGCGTTCGCCGGCGGTGTTCTCGATGACCCCCCACGAGCAGGGAGCGTTGGCGATGCGGACGTGGAAAGGCATGTGTAGACTCGAATAGGTGGAGGATGAATGGTACGAGTCCGTCCGGTGCGATGCAGCAGGGGTCGGGAAAATTTGTGTGCTGACATCCTGCACTATTCCATGCTTGATTGAACTTGTTATTACATGTATATTGGAACCTCTTCGCCTTCTTGCAACCATCACCGGGCTTCGCCGCATGAACTACGGCTTTCTCATACGCAACGACCGCTGCATCGGGTGCCACGCGTGTTCGACGGCCTGCAAGAGCGAGAACGAGGTGCCGC
This genomic interval carries:
- a CDS encoding TIM barrel protein gives rise to the protein MPFHVRIANAPCSWGVIENTAGERSGYRRVVEEMHETGYAGTELGDWGFMPTDPARLRAELDALSLALLGSWVSVRLYEAAYHARGVEQAVMTAKLLAAVGGPNAFVIVGDDHSTVPSRTKNSGRIRVQDALDERGWKVYTAGMETVARAVREETGLRTLIHHHGATYVETPEEIVTFLDRTDPNLVGLCFDTGHYALGGGDPVEGLRRHFDRIGHVHFKDFDPDVVSVAAVKGWDYQQMIGQGVFPELGEGSVDFPAVLRALEDLDYSGWIVVEQDVLPGMGTPKESAARNREYLKRLGV